The Streptomyces avermitilis MA-4680 = NBRC 14893 genome contains a region encoding:
- a CDS encoding sensor histidine kinase, which produces MTGRLRRTYRRLRLGTRLALGLGVLSLVVFAVVGTALTTYMRDYLEAQLGDQMKLVQVLQSKDAQVHGVVQRQPYYGWYTAVYDVSGDSAVLRRPADVPADTRALTALAETMAHSDTDLRRTVRIDGKGTYRLQACEVEPGVVLVSAAPMADVQATVRQLITVQVVAFVLALLALVVFGRAMLRRGLKPLSDMAHTAHGIASHNLTGSAARLPLRDDGRSGGPEVEELRTAFNTMLEHIDGSLAVRAEAEQRLRRFVADASHELRTPLMSVRGYADLFQYAAANAPGERDRHLARLRAEAARMGLLLDDLLLLARLDAAEVETPLRMEDADLVELVRQAADAFRAGHPDRPLTVTTGPDAVPLRLDPLRIRQVLDNLLTNAAVHTPAGTEVSVEVSVSSGTAWVGVADSGPGVPAADRERVFDRFYRVDKARSRDRGGSGLGLAVARSLVRAHGGTVALTGEPGATVFTLGIPLGRRD; this is translated from the coding sequence GTGACCGGGCGGCTGCGGCGGACGTACCGCAGGCTGCGCCTGGGCACCCGGCTGGCGCTGGGCCTTGGCGTGCTGTCCCTCGTCGTGTTCGCCGTCGTCGGCACGGCGCTGACCACGTACATGCGCGACTATCTGGAAGCCCAGCTGGGCGACCAGATGAAGCTCGTCCAGGTCCTGCAGTCGAAGGACGCCCAAGTGCACGGCGTCGTGCAGCGCCAGCCGTACTACGGCTGGTACACCGCGGTGTACGACGTCTCGGGCGACTCGGCCGTGCTGCGCAGGCCGGCCGACGTACCGGCCGACACCCGGGCGCTCACCGCTCTCGCCGAGACGATGGCGCACTCGGACACGGACCTTCGGCGCACCGTGCGGATCGACGGCAAGGGCACCTACCGGCTACAGGCGTGCGAGGTGGAACCCGGTGTGGTCCTCGTCAGTGCCGCGCCCATGGCGGACGTCCAGGCGACCGTGCGGCAGCTGATCACGGTCCAGGTGGTCGCGTTCGTCCTCGCGCTGCTGGCCCTGGTGGTGTTCGGCCGGGCGATGCTGCGGCGCGGTCTGAAACCGCTGAGCGACATGGCGCACACCGCCCACGGCATCGCCTCGCACAATCTGACCGGGTCGGCGGCGCGGCTGCCGCTGCGCGACGACGGCCGCAGCGGCGGTCCGGAGGTCGAGGAGCTGCGCACCGCGTTCAACACCATGCTGGAGCACATCGACGGTTCGCTCGCCGTCCGCGCGGAGGCCGAACAGCGGCTGCGCCGCTTCGTCGCGGACGCCTCGCACGAGCTGCGTACGCCCCTGATGTCGGTACGGGGTTACGCGGACCTGTTCCAGTACGCGGCCGCCAACGCGCCCGGGGAACGGGACAGGCATCTGGCGCGGCTGCGTGCCGAGGCCGCCAGGATGGGGCTGCTCCTGGACGACCTGCTGCTGCTCGCCCGCCTGGACGCCGCGGAGGTGGAGACACCGCTGCGGATGGAGGACGCCGACCTGGTGGAGCTGGTGCGCCAGGCGGCGGACGCCTTCCGCGCGGGCCACCCGGACCGTCCGCTGACGGTGACGACCGGTCCCGACGCCGTACCGCTGCGGCTCGACCCCCTGCGCATCCGGCAGGTGCTGGACAACCTGCTCACCAACGCCGCCGTGCACACCCCCGCCGGAACGGAGGTGTCCGTGGAGGTCTCGGTCTCGTCCGGCACGGCGTGGGTGGGGGTCGCCGACTCGGGCCCGGGCGTTCCGGCGGCCGACCGGGAGCGGGTCTTCGACCGCTTCTACCGGGTGGACAAGGCCCGCAGCCGCGACCGCGGGGGCAGCGGCCTGGGCCTGGCGGTCGCCCGCTCCCTGGTGCGGGCGCACGGCGGCACCGTCGCACTGACCGGCGAACCGGGGGCGACGGTCTTCACCCTCGGGATCCCGCTGGGCCGCAGGGACTAG
- a CDS encoding asparagine synthase-related protein, producing the protein MEALRLEWAAGAPRLRATEAMARQGLVTTVSSRAGTAVVVGWAGSVRDRVAGAHGLLDDFGRPGAAPRLPAGDYAAVLVCRDRVLLMRDEQARIPLFFRESGGQVSAVSTSARRLGDFEELERRYFCRYLTGNMAQPHSELTPFAGVHRVLGGEVVELSITGRMRGRALGRVGHADHPWDSTADGLRLSGAAKELRLALEHAVGRRMGTMTACHVSGGTDSTSVALLAARPTAAGQDSPRDLVLLAGRFGTGELAGEQPYLDEAMKEIHRHAPGARPVMVDVGDVADFDDFQDHAGDADEPHAHAFRAPFWSRLHAAAAELGCDILLTGCGADAMVDANPFHLHRLARTGQLRQLTKQARAWAAGSERGVRDVVCDYVMRPALPLTAERITALVRRGTVLGGLGSFTRPRWLRPGFARAHGYREAGIAESRFVFGRRPEQSLFEAANYLAAPDPLSWRRARQDGFFLSHPFLDHEVIATMRSLPPEATFRPGRPKAVLREAMADLLPSRIRGRAVKVPFDELYARGLRRHGDELIDLCRSARHPLVAEMFDVETLCRAVREAQLGVGDAYSWDRMNSSLALVVWLERLDRRGCAGGAGMPVIAGS; encoded by the coding sequence GTGGAAGCGCTCCGCCTCGAGTGGGCCGCGGGCGCACCGAGGCTCCGGGCGACCGAGGCCATGGCGCGGCAGGGACTCGTGACGACGGTCTCCTCCCGGGCCGGCACCGCGGTGGTCGTCGGCTGGGCCGGCTCGGTCCGTGACCGCGTGGCGGGCGCGCACGGCCTCCTGGACGACTTCGGCCGACCGGGAGCCGCACCGCGTCTGCCGGCCGGCGACTATGCGGCTGTCCTGGTGTGCCGCGACCGCGTCCTGCTGATGCGGGACGAGCAAGCACGCATCCCCCTGTTCTTCAGGGAGTCCGGCGGACAGGTGAGCGCGGTGAGCACCTCGGCGCGCCGGCTGGGCGACTTCGAAGAGCTGGAACGTCGCTACTTCTGCCGGTACCTGACCGGGAACATGGCGCAACCGCACTCGGAACTCACCCCTTTCGCCGGCGTGCACCGGGTCCTCGGCGGCGAGGTCGTGGAGCTCTCGATCACCGGGCGGATGCGCGGTCGGGCGCTGGGACGCGTCGGTCACGCCGACCACCCGTGGGACTCGACAGCGGACGGGCTCCGGCTCAGCGGGGCCGCGAAGGAGCTGCGCCTCGCACTGGAGCACGCCGTCGGGCGCCGCATGGGCACCATGACGGCGTGTCACGTCTCCGGCGGCACCGACTCCACCAGCGTCGCGTTGCTCGCAGCCCGTCCGACGGCCGCGGGACAGGACAGCCCCAGGGACCTTGTCCTGCTCGCCGGGCGCTTCGGCACAGGAGAGCTGGCGGGGGAGCAGCCGTACCTCGACGAGGCGATGAAGGAGATCCACCGGCACGCACCCGGGGCCCGCCCGGTGATGGTCGATGTCGGCGACGTGGCTGACTTCGACGACTTCCAGGACCACGCGGGAGACGCGGACGAGCCTCATGCGCACGCCTTTCGCGCCCCGTTCTGGAGCAGGCTCCATGCCGCTGCGGCGGAGCTGGGCTGTGACATCCTCCTGACCGGCTGCGGGGCCGATGCGATGGTGGACGCCAACCCCTTTCACCTGCACAGGCTGGCCCGCACAGGGCAGCTCCGGCAGCTGACGAAGCAGGCACGTGCCTGGGCCGCGGGCAGCGAGCGTGGCGTGCGGGACGTCGTCTGCGACTACGTCATGCGGCCGGCTCTTCCGCTGACCGCCGAACGGATCACCGCGCTCGTCCGCCGCGGAACGGTGCTGGGCGGCCTCGGCAGCTTCACCCGCCCCCGATGGCTGCGACCCGGATTCGCGCGGGCTCACGGCTACCGTGAGGCCGGCATCGCGGAGAGCCGCTTCGTGTTCGGGCGCAGGCCGGAACAGTCGCTCTTCGAGGCGGCCAATTACCTCGCCGCTCCCGACCCGCTCTCCTGGCGCCGCGCACGGCAGGACGGATTCTTCCTCTCGCACCCCTTTCTCGACCACGAGGTCATCGCCACGATGCGCAGCCTCCCTCCGGAAGCCACGTTCCGTCCGGGCCGTCCGAAGGCGGTTCTGCGCGAGGCCATGGCGGATCTGCTTCCGTCCCGGATCCGCGGCCGAGCGGTCAAGGTCCCCTTCGACGAGCTCTACGCCCGCGGCCTGCGCAGACACGGCGACGAACTCATCGACCTCTGCCGCTCCGCGAGGCATCCGCTGGTCGCGGAGATGTTCGACGTGGAGACGCTGTGCCGGGCTGTGAGGGAGGCTCAGCTCGGGGTGGGCGACGCGTACTCCTGGGACCGGATGAACAGCTCTCTCGCCCTGGTGGTGTGGCTCGAGCGGCTGGACCGGCGCGGCTGTGCGGGTGGTGCGGGCATGCCGGTCATCGCCGGCTCTTGA
- a CDS encoding lasso peptide biosynthesis B2 protein, with translation MAEETDALAAMTRILSPHCRVTRMSGGALIADWRRRTRFLGMTATDMRKFADGSSEERAELVTGLIRAGCATARRKGHSDVEVGLWLRGVHLLIRTLGFGRVLRLLSLAAPVYARADPPSAEDVERLKRAVRSHSRSSWFVNDDCKTEAVTAFVLLRRCGLKAVLHVGVREHPFALHAWTSSAGLCIPDADPRGHAFAPVLSISCAGQ, from the coding sequence GTGGCAGAGGAGACCGATGCCCTGGCGGCCATGACGCGGATCCTGTCACCGCACTGCCGGGTCACCAGGATGTCCGGCGGAGCTCTGATCGCGGACTGGAGGCGGCGGACGCGTTTTCTCGGCATGACTGCGACGGACATGCGGAAGTTCGCCGACGGAAGCTCTGAGGAACGCGCCGAACTCGTCACCGGGCTCATCCGTGCCGGGTGTGCGACGGCCCGCCGGAAGGGGCACTCGGACGTCGAGGTCGGGCTCTGGTTGCGCGGAGTGCACCTGCTGATCCGGACCCTGGGATTCGGGCGCGTCCTTCGGCTCCTGTCCTTGGCGGCCCCGGTCTACGCCCGTGCCGACCCCCCGTCCGCGGAGGACGTCGAGCGGTTGAAACGAGCGGTGCGGTCACACAGCCGCAGCAGTTGGTTCGTCAACGACGACTGCAAGACCGAGGCCGTGACGGCTTTCGTCCTGCTGCGGCGGTGCGGCCTGAAGGCCGTGCTCCACGTCGGTGTGCGCGAGCACCCGTTCGCCCTGCACGCCTGGACGTCTTCGGCGGGCCTGTGCATCCCTGACGCCGATCCGCGAGGGCACGCGTTCGCGCCGGTGCTCTCGATCAGTTGCGCGGGGCAGTGA